One genomic region from Pecten maximus chromosome 5, xPecMax1.1, whole genome shotgun sequence encodes:
- the LOC117327562 gene encoding biliverdin reductase A-like codes for MADGSTSNPYGVVVVGIGIAGRVRIRDLSVISHFRDCHWTIKGFVSRRDIEIKGVVKLDLDDAMSRQDVQVIIICTENEQHEDLVRKSLQHGKHVLVEFPVALSVASAKEFYQLASEKGLILHQENIALMNDFKDKLIGARKWNSGTISLTGKRNGWIGDMERSGQPFIANISLIETVYHLVGEVKVVGGKFTILENGYNATAELETVDGRKITVSLTRLTEAKRQKKVYFELEDGSVLEYVPEAPKSQPSQGEGTKPVIGLFMRDFLLFINEVKSSKNSEVDINRTIRSMEIAEDIHSLIL; via the exons ATGGCAGACGGATCGACATCCAACCCCTATGGAGTGGTGGTGGTTGGGATTGGGATAGCAGGAAGGGTTAGAATCAGAGACCTGTCGGTCATATCTCACTTCAGAGACTGCCACTGGACCATCAAAGGATTTGTGTCTAG ACGAGACATTGAAATAAAAGGAGTTGTAAAACTTGATCTTGATGATGCTATGAGTAGACAAGATGTCCAGGTTATCATTATCTGTACAGAGAACGAACAGCATGAAGATTTAGTCAG AAAAAGTCTACAACACGGAAAGCATGTGCTAGTTGAATTCCCAGTGGCTTTATCTGTTGCATCAGCAAAGGAATTTTACCAGCTTGCATCTGAAAAAG GTCTAATTCTTCACCAAGAAAATATCGCTTTGATGAATGATTTTAAAGACAAATTGATTGGTGCAAGAAAATGGAATTCTGGAACAATTTCACTCACAG GAAAGCGAAATGGTTGGATTGGGGACATGGAGAGATCTGGTCAACCATTCATAGCCAATATTTCCCTAATTGAAACGGTGTATCATTTGGTTGGAGAAGTCAAGGTCGTTGGTGGAAAGTTTACAATACTGGAAAATGGCTATAATGCAACAGCAGAATTGGAAACAGTAGATGGAAG GAAGATCACTGTATCTCTAACGAGGTTGACTGAAGCCAAGAGACAGAAGAAAGTTTACTTTGAGTTAGAGGATGGAAGTGTTTTAGAATATGTTCCTGAGGCACCGAAATCACAACCATCTCAGGGAGAAGGAACAAAACCAG TAATTGGTCTCTTCATGAGGGATTTCCTGCTGTTTATCAACGAAGTAAAATCTAGCAAGAACAGTGAAGTAGATATCAATCGGACGATACGTAGTATGGAAATAGCAGAAGATATTCACTCCTTGATATTATGA